From Streptomyces sp. TLI_053, a single genomic window includes:
- a CDS encoding HEAT repeat domain-containing protein: MDLPLLLAAVEREDDDAALELLYDATADDLAGDAAVALLAAAARAGRQRIVDHLVLWGVDVNRPWDGGVDPVTWAAENGRYRVLEALLSRSKDPLGSNSPHRRALRTARGALSSKVGTGSEPPPAHWAVVTDLEAALGVHHSPDELMARALVHADPDHDDWFASVFHLGLRIDRETFDWALATAQDTSDRDRRHFALDTITHLGIGLSLSMDEDITELPFSREAEDFLRPLLSSEQDPRTLSTVIAAFAEHCSGDTIPAVLPHADHPDPHVRMTVSAILRTRTTEQREAFAALTRLADDHVSTIRTIALGFLAMSTADTPALRAVLAAHLADPCFDARLEAAAGLALRDDERGLATLDVIRSGIKNMNSPGWGRLSDLTHLLRARSEAAGATTQDH, encoded by the coding sequence GTGGATCTGCCCTTGCTGCTTGCTGCTGTCGAACGCGAAGACGACGACGCGGCGCTCGAACTCCTCTACGACGCCACTGCGGACGACCTGGCCGGCGATGCGGCGGTGGCCCTGCTGGCCGCCGCCGCAAGGGCCGGGCGGCAGAGGATCGTCGACCACCTGGTCCTCTGGGGCGTGGACGTGAACCGCCCATGGGACGGCGGTGTGGACCCCGTGACATGGGCGGCCGAGAACGGTCGGTACCGGGTGCTGGAAGCCCTGCTGTCCCGCAGCAAGGACCCCCTGGGCAGCAACAGCCCGCACCGGCGCGCGCTGCGCACCGCACGGGGAGCCCTCTCGTCAAAGGTGGGGACAGGGAGCGAGCCGCCGCCCGCGCACTGGGCGGTCGTCACCGACCTGGAAGCCGCCCTGGGCGTCCACCACTCGCCGGACGAGCTGATGGCCCGCGCCCTGGTGCACGCCGACCCCGACCACGACGACTGGTTCGCCTCCGTCTTCCACCTGGGGCTCCGGATCGACCGGGAAACCTTCGACTGGGCCCTCGCAACAGCCCAGGACACATCCGACCGCGACCGCAGGCACTTCGCGCTCGACACGATCACCCATCTGGGAATCGGGCTGAGCCTCAGCATGGACGAGGACATCACCGAACTCCCCTTCAGCCGCGAGGCGGAGGACTTCCTGCGCCCGCTGCTCAGCAGCGAGCAGGATCCCCGTACCCTCTCCACCGTCATCGCCGCCTTCGCCGAACACTGCTCCGGTGACACGATCCCGGCGGTGCTGCCCCACGCCGACCACCCCGACCCGCATGTCCGCATGACCGTCTCTGCGATTCTCCGCACCCGTACGACCGAACAGCGGGAAGCCTTTGCCGCCCTGACTCGACTGGCCGACGACCACGTATCGACAATCCGGACCATCGCCCTCGGGTTCCTCGCCATGAGCACCGCCGACACCCCCGCGCTGCGCGCCGTCCTCGCCGCGCACCTGGCGGACCCGTGCTTCGATGCCAGGCTCGAAGCCGCCGCAGGCCTGGCTCTGCGCGACGACGAACGCGGCCTGGCGACCCTCGACGTGATCCGCTCCGGCATCAAGAACATGAACAGCCCAGGCTGGGGCCGCCTCTCCGACCTCACCCACCTCCTGCGCGCGCGTTCCGAAGCAGCCGGAGCAACCACCCAGGACCACTGA
- a CDS encoding MFS transporter: protein MTPARTQRLTLVGSVLGAAVVALDGTVLTVAQPSLRRDLDTSLAAVQWTSTAYLVTVAALLVFAGRLGDRFGHRRVFAVGAIAFGATSAGIGLAPGIGWVIGLRVLQGVAGALLQPATLGLLRAVYPAELLARPIAWRTSAIGLSAAAGPLIGGALTDRLGWRSVFFLTVVPAAVAGVSALLVRLPPSAAGASADRPTGADGAAPAPSAGLDLPGAGLLGGALAALVFTLAEVPEHGPSPAVWLGLAAATALGTAFLRHERRTRHPLLPPTVLRAPTVAPALGVLLTASAALFGSLFLVTYFLQDELALDPLACALRALPLALAMVLAAPLSAVLGRRYGPRRTVVAGMSSLTLGVLLASGFRPDTPVLVTGAAFLLLGAGFGAVMATATTAVVRAAPPGAAGVAGGLQQTAMNIGPALGVAAATTLAAGRPPAEALTTALVVLAVVAATGVLFATRLPNSTTPAGAAAVPASAHRGRWR from the coding sequence ATGACGCCCGCCCGCACCCAGCGCCTCACCCTGGTCGGCAGTGTCCTCGGCGCCGCCGTCGTCGCCCTCGACGGCACGGTGCTCACCGTCGCCCAACCCAGCCTCCGTCGAGACCTGGACACCTCCCTGGCCGCCGTGCAATGGACCAGCACCGCCTATCTGGTCACCGTGGCCGCCCTGCTCGTGTTCGCCGGCCGGCTCGGCGACCGGTTCGGCCACCGCCGCGTCTTCGCCGTCGGCGCGATCGCCTTCGGCGCCACCTCGGCGGGCATCGGTCTCGCCCCCGGCATCGGCTGGGTGATCGGCCTGCGCGTCCTCCAGGGCGTGGCGGGCGCTCTGCTCCAACCCGCGACCCTCGGACTGCTGCGGGCCGTCTACCCGGCCGAACTGCTCGCCCGGCCGATCGCCTGGCGCACCAGTGCGATCGGACTCTCGGCCGCCGCCGGCCCCTTGATCGGCGGTGCCCTGACCGACCGACTGGGCTGGCGGTCGGTCTTCTTCCTGACGGTCGTCCCCGCCGCGGTCGCCGGGGTCTCGGCCCTGCTGGTCCGGCTGCCCCCGTCGGCCGCGGGGGCCTCCGCCGACAGGCCGACCGGTGCCGACGGCGCTGCCCCGGCCCCGAGTGCCGGGCTGGACCTGCCGGGCGCCGGACTGCTGGGCGGCGCGCTGGCCGCGCTCGTGTTCACCCTCGCCGAGGTGCCCGAACACGGCCCGTCCCCGGCCGTCTGGCTCGGACTGGCGGCCGCGACGGCGCTCGGCACCGCCTTCCTCCGCCACGAACGGCGGACCCGGCACCCGCTGCTGCCGCCGACCGTCCTCCGGGCCCCGACGGTCGCCCCCGCGCTGGGCGTCCTGCTCACCGCCTCGGCGGCCCTCTTCGGCAGCCTGTTCCTCGTCACCTACTTCCTCCAGGACGAACTCGCCCTCGACCCGCTCGCCTGCGCGCTCCGGGCGCTGCCGCTCGCCCTAGCGATGGTGCTGGCCGCGCCCCTCTCGGCGGTCCTGGGCCGACGGTACGGCCCGCGCCGGACGGTGGTGGCCGGGATGTCCTCGCTCACCCTGGGGGTCCTCCTCGCCTCGGGGTTCCGCCCGGACACCCCGGTACTCGTGACCGGCGCGGCATTCCTGCTGCTGGGCGCCGGTTTCGGGGCGGTCATGGCCACCGCGACGACGGCGGTCGTCCGCGCCGCCCCGCCCGGGGCCGCCGGGGTCGCGGGCGGGCTCCAGCAGACCGCGATGAACATCGGTCCCGCTCTCGGCGTGGCCGCCGCGACCACCCTCGCCGCCGGCCGCCCACCGGCCGAAGCCCTCACCACCGCCCTGGTCGTCCTGGCGGTCGTGGCCGCCACCGGCGTGCTCTTCGCCACCCGCCTCCCGAACAGCACCACCCCGGCCGGGGCCGCGGCCGTGCCGGCGTCCGCGCACCGGGGCCGGTGGCGCTGA
- a CDS encoding TetR/AcrR family transcriptional regulator, with the protein MPPRQRLAPADRRAQLLGVGARLFAAAPYAEVLMEDVAQQAGVSRALLYRHFPSKHALFAAVYGQAADRLLEATRIDPGATLVEQLAQGLDTHLDYFLANRHAVLAANRDLAGDPVIGTIMTDELDALRSRLLGVLPLADARTHDAVSAALKAWLVFVQVLCVDWLAHETCSRTELRDTCIGAAVGALRPLFPVDPAPDWA; encoded by the coding sequence GTGCCGCCCCGCCAACGTCTCGCTCCTGCCGACCGGCGCGCCCAACTGCTCGGTGTCGGCGCCCGGCTCTTCGCCGCCGCCCCCTATGCCGAGGTGCTGATGGAGGACGTGGCGCAGCAGGCGGGGGTGTCCCGGGCGCTGCTCTACCGTCACTTCCCCAGCAAGCACGCCCTTTTCGCGGCGGTCTACGGGCAGGCCGCCGATCGGCTGCTGGAGGCGACCCGGATCGATCCCGGTGCCACGCTCGTCGAGCAGCTCGCCCAGGGGCTGGACACCCATCTCGACTACTTCCTCGCGAACCGCCACGCGGTCCTGGCGGCGAACCGCGATCTGGCGGGCGACCCCGTCATCGGGACGATCATGACCGACGAGCTGGACGCCCTTCGGTCGCGCCTGCTCGGCGTGCTCCCGCTCGCCGACGCGCGCACCCACGACGCCGTCTCCGCGGCGCTCAAGGCCTGGCTCGTGTTCGTCCAGGTGCTCTGCGTGGACTGGCTCGCGCACGAGACCTGCAGTCGTACCGAACTCCGTGACACCTGTATCGGTGCCGCGGTGGGCGCTCTGCGCCCCCTGTTCCCCGTCGACCCGGCACCCGACTGGGCGTAG
- a CDS encoding TetR/AcrR family transcriptional regulator, translating into MTEQDKSVGLRARLVAAGVELLALEGVHALTLREIARQAGVSHGAPRRYFATHAELLAAIAGHGFGELATALGLDAPAPASAPAADSAPLSAAAARARLDDLARGYLAFAAEQPGMFELMFRHDVLEGSGAELRRTSLPLFEAVTRLVAVIRPPAGEGDGGRVGDGGASPPTVAAAALWANLHGLAQLRAWGSLRLATGGDSVEPLLRATLDAHLGRDAG; encoded by the coding sequence ATGACCGAACAGGACAAGTCCGTGGGCCTGCGCGCCCGTCTGGTCGCGGCCGGGGTCGAACTGCTCGCGCTCGAAGGCGTCCACGCCCTCACCCTGCGCGAGATCGCCCGCCAGGCCGGGGTCTCGCACGGCGCCCCGCGCAGGTACTTCGCCACCCACGCCGAACTGCTCGCCGCCATCGCCGGACACGGCTTCGGCGAACTGGCCACCGCGCTCGGCCTCGACGCACCGGCGCCCGCCTCCGCCCCCGCCGCCGATTCGGCCCCCCTCTCGGCCGCGGCGGCACGGGCCCGGCTCGACGACCTCGCCCGCGGCTACCTCGCCTTCGCGGCCGAACAGCCGGGCATGTTCGAGCTGATGTTCCGCCACGACGTGCTGGAGGGCAGCGGCGCCGAGCTGCGCCGCACCTCGCTCCCCCTCTTCGAGGCCGTCACCCGCCTGGTCGCCGTGATCCGCCCGCCCGCCGGGGAGGGGGACGGGGGACGGGTCGGCGACGGGGGCGCCTCGCCGCCGACCGTGGCGGCGGCGGCGCTCTGGGCCAATCTGCACGGCCTCGCCCAGCTCCGCGCCTGGGGCAGTCTCCGCCTCGCCACCGGCGGCGACAGCGTCGAACCCCTCCTCCGCGCCACCCTCGACGCCCACCTCGGACGGGACGCAGGATGA
- a CDS encoding alpha/beta hydrolase produces MTPTTQGLVSLTDGAQVHWKALGDTTRRPAAVLLHGGPGLPDYLGGLAPMVADLAPVYRYDQRGTGRSGWRGRHSLARHVEDLAELLDAWELSEAVLIGHSYGTGLASRFCLRHPDRVRAVLLMCGPFVGDWRTEERAERGRRMSAAQRQRLRELEELPHRTEEQEVELLTLAWFTDHSDPEPGWRWAAEGARRRRPVNWSMNAELGTEGRADPLDGHLAELRACLPARAELLAGVDDPRPVSALESLALRLGLPLTRIDEAGHEPWLEQPDLVRAHLRRFVRAAVGG; encoded by the coding sequence GTGACTCCGACGACGCAGGGCCTCGTGTCGCTGACCGACGGGGCGCAGGTGCACTGGAAGGCCCTGGGGGACACGACCCGGCGGCCGGCCGCGGTCCTGCTCCACGGTGGTCCCGGCCTGCCGGACTATCTGGGCGGTCTCGCCCCCATGGTCGCCGACCTCGCGCCCGTGTACCGGTACGACCAGCGCGGCACGGGGCGATCCGGCTGGCGGGGCCGTCATTCCCTCGCCCGGCACGTCGAGGACCTCGCCGAACTCCTCGACGCGTGGGAGCTGTCCGAGGCCGTGCTGATCGGCCACTCCTACGGCACCGGTCTGGCGAGCCGGTTCTGTCTGCGGCACCCGGACCGGGTGCGCGCCGTGCTGCTGATGTGCGGGCCGTTCGTCGGTGACTGGCGTACCGAGGAGCGGGCCGAGCGCGGCCGCCGGATGTCCGCGGCCCAGCGGCAGCGGCTCCGCGAGTTGGAGGAGTTGCCGCACCGTACGGAGGAGCAGGAGGTCGAACTGCTCACCCTGGCCTGGTTCACCGATCACTCGGACCCCGAACCCGGCTGGCGCTGGGCGGCCGAGGGCGCCCGGCGGCGTCGGCCGGTCAACTGGTCCATGAATGCCGAACTCGGAACGGAAGGACGCGCCGATCCGCTCGACGGGCACCTCGCCGAACTGCGCGCATGCCTGCCGGCGCGGGCCGAACTCCTCGCCGGGGTCGACGACCCGCGCCCCGTGTCGGCCCTCGAGTCGCTCGCGCTCCGGCTGGGCCTTCCGCTGACCCGGATCGACGAAGCGGGGCACGAGCCCTGGCTCGAGCAGCCCGACCTGGTGCGCGCCCACCTCCGACGGTTCGTCCGGGCCGCCGTCGGAGGCTAG
- a CDS encoding DUF4345 domain-containing protein, giving the protein MARTLRLLAWATGLACTAIGLFHVLAGNAAIPGEADAGATVDSLGRFFGAVFAGYGLAWLWAARQDPVPARPVRLLAAVFLLGGAGRLLSLAVHGWPHPFQVALTVLELALPPVWFRLADSDERAHRQRQPTTTPAAAAPRPTGEAA; this is encoded by the coding sequence ATGGCAAGAACGCTGCGCCTGCTCGCGTGGGCGACCGGCCTCGCCTGCACCGCCATCGGACTGTTCCACGTGCTCGCGGGCAACGCGGCGATCCCGGGCGAGGCCGATGCCGGTGCCACCGTGGACAGCCTGGGCCGGTTCTTCGGCGCCGTCTTCGCCGGGTACGGCCTGGCGTGGCTGTGGGCGGCCCGACAGGATCCCGTACCCGCGCGTCCGGTGCGCCTGCTCGCGGCGGTGTTCCTGCTGGGCGGCGCGGGACGGCTGCTGTCCCTGGCCGTGCACGGGTGGCCGCACCCGTTCCAAGTGGCGCTGACCGTACTCGAACTCGCACTCCCGCCGGTCTGGTTCCGGCTGGCCGACTCCGACGAACGGGCCCACCGGCAACGGCAGCCGACCACCACCCCGGCCGCGGCGGCGCCCCGGCCCACCGGGGAAGCAGCCTAG
- a CDS encoding ferrous iron transport protein A, which yields MTIETDPCRDFGAVEQVLADSPGREWPTDALARGSRVLVLRDATWDGPWKRGFRGTIDGLTVPLPVQHPHALAGELAYWVRFDEPEFDSDGAGPYRKALIWGRYLRPDVSAQR from the coding sequence ATGACCATTGAGACCGACCCTTGTCGAGATTTCGGAGCCGTTGAGCAGGTCCTTGCCGACAGTCCGGGCCGGGAGTGGCCGACGGATGCACTGGCTCGGGGCAGTCGAGTGCTCGTGCTGCGTGACGCCACGTGGGACGGGCCGTGGAAACGTGGGTTCCGGGGCACGATCGACGGTCTCACCGTCCCGTTGCCCGTGCAACATCCTCACGCCCTTGCCGGCGAGTTGGCCTACTGGGTCCGCTTCGACGAGCCGGAGTTCGACAGCGACGGAGCCGGCCCTTACCGCAAGGCCTTGATCTGGGGCCGCTACCTGAGGCCGGATGTTTCGGCCCAGCGGTAG